A stretch of the Bacillus anthracis str. Vollum genome encodes the following:
- a CDS encoding PH domain-containing protein: MKANLGTIKEHLNSEEDILSTLYCVINFGYISRSGILAATNKRLLFCSDAMFGKGLKWEFKYTEIEDFSHTDGVVLEMSVIPFIKKITMNHGDDFIVFDNFSSPQNVQSFFKLVQSKQ, translated from the coding sequence ATGAAGGCGAATCTAGGAACAATAAAAGAACACTTAAACAGTGAAGAAGATATTCTTTCTACACTCTACTGCGTAATAAATTTTGGTTATATCAGTAGATCTGGCATTTTAGCTGCTACAAATAAAAGATTATTGTTCTGTTCTGATGCTATGTTTGGAAAAGGTCTGAAATGGGAATTCAAATATACTGAAATAGAAGATTTCAGTCATACGGATGGGGTTGTATTAGAGATGTCTGTAATTCCCTTTATCAAAAAAATAACCATGAACCATGGAGACGATTTTATTGTCTTTGATAATTTTTCAAGCCCACAAAACGTACAATCCTTTTTTAAGTTGGTTCAATCCAAGCAATAA
- a CDS encoding GNAT family N-acetyltransferase, translating to MENSIRYTSEHPTDFNGLLALYESLGWNSLKLTVNELEQMCKQSWYAIYAFDDKKLVGMGRIISDGVITGVICGVCVMPEYQSIGIGKEIVGRLIQRCEQSKVIPQLMCAQKLQSYYESIGFEAFSIGMTKHIMR from the coding sequence ATGGAAAATAGTATACGCTACACAAGTGAACATCCTACAGATTTTAATGGATTATTAGCCTTATACGAATCTTTAGGATGGAATTCTCTTAAATTAACGGTGAATGAATTGGAACAAATGTGTAAACAAAGTTGGTATGCAATTTATGCATTTGATGATAAGAAGTTAGTAGGAATGGGGCGTATTATATCAGATGGTGTAATAACGGGCGTTATTTGCGGTGTATGTGTAATGCCAGAGTATCAGTCCATTGGTATTGGAAAAGAAATAGTAGGACGGTTAATCCAGCGATGTGAACAAAGCAAAGTTATTCCACAACTTATGTGTGCACAAAAATTGCAATCTTACTATGAATCTATAGGTTTTGAAGCATTCTCTATTGGGATGACAAAACATATTATGAGATAG
- a CDS encoding MBL fold metallo-hydrolase, with protein sequence MEIAKGVEMLQLEFQEFIIHPILLWNDEMAVLIDTGFPGQFEDIQVEMKRVGVSVDKLKVVILTHQDIDHIGSLPDLLENGVSDIKVYAHELDKRYIEGDLPLLKDVHVENPPKGKVSDTVIDGQELPYCGGILILHTPGHTPGHISLYLKQSKTLIAGDSMYSVNGKLGGIHAPTTLNIMEAQQSLKKYLNLDIESVVCYHGGLSKGNIKIQLQNL encoded by the coding sequence ATGGAGATTGCAAAAGGGGTAGAAATGTTACAACTTGAATTTCAAGAATTTATAATTCACCCAATTCTTTTATGGAATGATGAAATGGCAGTTTTAATAGATACTGGTTTTCCTGGACAATTTGAAGATATACAAGTAGAGATGAAGAGAGTTGGGGTATCTGTTGATAAGCTAAAAGTTGTGATTTTGACACACCAGGATATAGATCATATAGGTAGCCTTCCTGATTTATTGGAGAATGGTGTAAGCGATATTAAAGTTTATGCGCACGAGTTAGATAAACGATATATTGAGGGGGATTTACCTTTATTGAAAGATGTACATGTAGAGAATCCACCAAAAGGAAAAGTGAGTGACACAGTGATTGACGGGCAAGAACTTCCGTATTGCGGTGGAATACTAATTCTCCATACTCCAGGGCATACTCCTGGTCATATTAGTTTATATTTGAAACAAAGTAAAACTCTTATTGCAGGAGACTCGATGTATAGTGTGAATGGAAAGTTAGGAGGAATTCACGCCCCAACAACTTTAAATATTATGGAAGCACAGCAGTCTTTGAAGAAGTATTTAAATCTAGATATTGAGTCTGTAGTTTGTTACCATGGGGGATTAAGTAAGGGGAATATAAAGATTCAACTTCAAAATTTGTAA
- a CDS encoding TetR/AcrR family transcriptional regulator: MEQKQRPLGRPRQNKNTKSTKETILEVATRLFLTQNYQVVSMDEVAKVCGVTKATVYYYFSTKADLFTATMIQMMIRIRENMSQILSTNNTLEERLLNFAKVYLHATMDIDMKNFMKDAKLSLSEEQLKELKKAEDSMYEVLEKALDKAMQLGEIQKGNPKFAAHAFVSLLSIGNFKDENDNPIIISIDELAQEIVSFYWNGLGHSY; the protein is encoded by the coding sequence TTGGAACAAAAACAACGTCCTCTCGGAAGGCCTCGCCAAAATAAAAATACAAAATCTACAAAAGAAACTATTTTAGAAGTTGCAACACGATTATTTCTTACTCAAAATTATCAAGTCGTTTCCATGGATGAAGTAGCAAAAGTTTGTGGTGTTACGAAAGCAACCGTCTACTATTACTTTTCAACAAAAGCCGATTTATTTACCGCTACTATGATTCAAATGATGATACGTATACGTGAGAATATGTCGCAAATACTCTCTACAAACAATACTTTAGAAGAGAGATTATTAAACTTTGCTAAAGTTTACTTACATGCCACAATGGATATCGATATGAAAAATTTTATGAAAGATGCAAAACTATCTTTATCTGAAGAACAATTAAAGGAATTAAAAAAAGCTGAAGATAGCATGTATGAAGTGTTAGAAAAAGCACTCGATAAAGCGATGCAACTTGGAGAAATCCAAAAAGGAAACCCTAAATTTGCCGCTCATGCATTCGTATCTTTATTATCAATTGGGAATTTTAAAGATGAAAATGACAATCCTATTATTATAAGTATAGATGAATTAGCACAAGAAATCGTTTCTTTTTATTGGAACGGATTAGGTCATTCATATTAA
- a CDS encoding MMPL family transporter, with amino-acid sequence MKKHPLHMLGRLVAGKNTQWITLSVWILITLLLSFTLPQVNSTKEPNPKNLPETAMSQQAEALMKKEFPNNAGNPLLVVWYRDGGLQSQDYKLIQDVYKELKASPLKEQSTLPPFDTIPEQVLSKSASKDGTSFVTPVFFNKSAGTDILKENLDDLRNIVNSKVDEDPFKRKINDAGLHVRLSGPVGIQTDAVSLFSQADVKLLVATVLLVLVLLILLYRSPILAILPLLVVGFAYGIISPTLGFLADHGWIKVDAQAISIMTVLLFGAGTDYCLFLISRYREYLLEEESKYKALQLAIKASGGAIIMSALTVVLGLGTLLLAHYGAFHRFAVPFSVAVFIMGIAALTILPAFLLIFGRTAFFPFIPRTTSMNEELARRKKKVVKVKKSKGAFSKKLGDVVVRRPWTIIMLTVFVLGGLASFVPRIQYTYDLLESFPKDMPSREGFTLISDHFSAGELAPVKVIVDTKGKELPIKEELEKFSFVNTVKDPKEGKENKQIQMYEVSLAENPYSIEALDQIPKLKNSVEKVFKDAGISNAEDQLWIGGETASLYDTKQITERDEAVIIPVMISIIALLLLVYLRSIVAMIYLIVTVVLSFFSALGAGWLLLHYGMGAPAIQGAIPLYAFVFLVALGEDYNIFMVSEIWKNRKTQNHLDAVKNGVIQTGSVITSAGLILAGTFAVLGTLPIQVLVQFGIVTAIGVLLDTFIVRPLLVPAITVVLGRFAFWPGKLSRKSEEVQKVDA; translated from the coding sequence ATGAAAAAGCATCCGTTACATATGTTAGGGAGGCTTGTAGCAGGTAAAAATACGCAATGGATCACTTTATCGGTTTGGATTCTTATTACATTATTACTTTCATTTACGTTACCACAAGTAAATAGTACGAAAGAACCAAATCCGAAAAATTTACCTGAAACAGCTATGTCGCAGCAAGCGGAAGCGCTTATGAAAAAAGAGTTTCCGAATAATGCGGGGAATCCTTTGTTAGTAGTATGGTATAGAGATGGTGGATTACAGTCACAAGATTATAAACTCATACAAGACGTTTATAAAGAGTTAAAAGCTAGTCCTTTAAAGGAACAATCAACGTTACCACCATTTGATACTATCCCGGAACAAGTATTATCAAAAAGTGCATCAAAAGATGGTACGTCATTTGTTACACCGGTATTCTTTAACAAGTCAGCTGGAACAGATATATTAAAAGAAAATCTTGATGATTTAAGAAACATAGTGAATAGCAAGGTCGATGAAGATCCATTCAAGCGAAAAATTAATGACGCTGGTTTACATGTTCGATTATCTGGACCTGTAGGTATTCAAACGGATGCAGTTAGTTTATTTAGTCAAGCAGATGTGAAATTGTTAGTTGCTACTGTATTACTTGTATTGGTTTTATTAATCTTATTGTACCGCTCACCAATATTAGCGATTTTACCTTTACTTGTTGTTGGCTTTGCATACGGCATTATTAGTCCTACACTTGGATTTTTAGCTGATCACGGATGGATTAAAGTCGATGCCCAAGCGATATCAATTATGACTGTACTATTGTTTGGTGCTGGAACGGATTATTGTCTATTTTTAATTTCGAGATATCGGGAATACTTGCTAGAAGAAGAAAGTAAATATAAGGCGTTGCAACTTGCAATTAAAGCTTCTGGCGGAGCAATTATAATGAGTGCATTAACTGTTGTACTTGGATTAGGGACATTATTACTTGCTCATTATGGTGCCTTTCATCGATTTGCAGTGCCATTTAGTGTAGCTGTATTCATAATGGGAATTGCTGCTTTAACGATTTTACCAGCATTTTTATTAATTTTCGGTAGAACTGCATTCTTCCCATTTATACCGAGAACAACTTCGATGAATGAAGAATTAGCAAGAAGGAAAAAGAAAGTAGTAAAAGTTAAAAAATCAAAAGGCGCCTTTAGTAAAAAACTTGGAGATGTTGTAGTACGAAGACCGTGGACAATCATTATGCTCACTGTATTTGTATTAGGTGGATTGGCATCATTTGTACCACGTATTCAATACACATACGACTTATTAGAATCGTTTCCTAAAGATATGCCTTCACGCGAAGGGTTTACGTTAATTAGTGATCATTTCTCAGCTGGTGAACTAGCGCCAGTAAAAGTTATTGTAGATACGAAAGGAAAAGAGCTTCCTATAAAAGAAGAACTAGAGAAATTTTCTTTTGTAAATACAGTTAAAGACCCAAAAGAGGGTAAAGAAAATAAGCAAATACAAATGTATGAGGTTTCCTTAGCTGAAAATCCATACTCAATTGAAGCGTTAGATCAAATACCTAAATTGAAAAACAGTGTAGAAAAAGTATTCAAAGATGCTGGGATTAGTAATGCAGAAGATCAACTATGGATTGGCGGAGAAACAGCTTCATTATATGATACTAAGCAAATTACGGAACGTGATGAAGCAGTTATTATTCCAGTAATGATTAGTATTATAGCTTTATTATTACTGGTTTACTTACGATCAATTGTTGCGATGATTTATTTAATTGTAACTGTTGTATTATCGTTCTTCTCGGCACTAGGAGCAGGGTGGCTACTACTTCATTATGGTATGGGAGCTCCGGCCATTCAAGGTGCGATACCGTTATACGCATTCGTATTTTTAGTTGCTTTAGGGGAAGATTATAATATCTTTATGGTCTCAGAAATATGGAAAAATAGAAAAACACAAAATCATTTGGATGCAGTAAAAAATGGTGTTATACAAACAGGTAGTGTCATTACATCTGCAGGTTTAATTTTAGCAGGAACTTTTGCAGTGTTAGGTACACTTCCAATTCAAGTGCTCGTTCAATTTGGTATTGTAACAGCAATTGGCGTATTACTAGATACGTTTATTGTAAGACCATTACTTGTACCGGCAATCACAGTTGTGTTAGGCCGCTTTGCTTTTTGGCCAGGGAAACTTTCAAGAAAGAGTGAAGAAGTACAAAAGGTGGATGCATAG
- a CDS encoding DUF4021 domain-containing protein: MNNKNVNKKENVTENATPIQNDNTANLNIEEQAMNGLYGMPETAIEDADHAETEDLTSKN; encoded by the coding sequence ATGAATAACAAAAATGTAAATAAAAAAGAAAATGTTACCGAAAACGCTACACCTATTCAAAATGATAATACTGCAAATCTTAATATCGAAGAACAAGCAATGAACGGCTTATATGGAATGCCAGAAACTGCTATTGAAGATGCTGATCACGCTGAAACCGAAGATTTGACTTCAAAAAATTAA